Proteins encoded in a region of the Candidatus Obscuribacter sp. genome:
- a CDS encoding ABC transporter ATP-binding protein → MTAEPEELQKSLPSEVASDAYMAAPIAQTPATAASSATDAKSATEATAATPAEATSAAPVAPATAPSPEPAKPPKAPLLGDNQIKLYLRLFKYVKPYWLMLGGGLLAALPAGSMDAAYAWLAGEGLRRIFEQQQLHLLGYVPLVILAVAFIQGTARFFEAYCVRYVGAAAIRDLRNELFRHLQKQPLLYFQGQSSGILIGRLTNDVAIVEAAISQTFQSLVSRTITLIGLSIVILIKSFWLAMIALPILSLIVIPVSILGKKIRKSSRGGQEAIGDLVSVLSESIQGAKIVQSFNLEDYQTERFQATNNGFFRNTIKAVRAEAILSPILAMIGAIGIACVFWVAGSMVVHKQMDLGSLTSFIISLLLLYSPIKNIGRINGVIQPALAAASRIFEVLDQESNIIEAPQAISLKKVPHTIKFDQVYFNYPNHSTMVLSDINFEIKPGMMIALVGLSGSGKSTLANLVPRFYDVTSGSISIDGHNIRDIELHSLRDQIALVTQDNFLFNTTVEENIRFGSLNATKEQIWEASKAAYCHDFIMAMPNGYETVIGERGLRLSGGQQQRLSIARAFLKDAPIIILDEATSALDNESEAMVQKALNNLMKGRTVIVIAHRLSTVQHADQIMVLEQGKIIEKGTHKSLVEANTSYARLVRAQFERPPAQ, encoded by the coding sequence ATGACCGCCGAACCAGAAGAACTGCAAAAGAGCTTGCCCAGTGAGGTAGCTAGTGATGCATATATGGCGGCGCCAATAGCGCAAACACCGGCAACGGCAGCAAGCTCGGCAACAGATGCAAAATCAGCAACTGAGGCAACAGCAGCAACACCAGCAGAGGCAACATCCGCAGCACCAGTGGCACCGGCCACGGCTCCATCACCCGAGCCTGCCAAACCACCAAAAGCACCTTTGCTTGGTGACAATCAAATAAAGCTTTATCTGCGTCTTTTTAAATACGTCAAACCCTACTGGCTCATGCTCGGTGGTGGCTTGCTCGCCGCACTGCCAGCCGGCAGTATGGACGCCGCCTATGCCTGGCTAGCAGGCGAGGGTCTGCGCCGCATATTTGAGCAGCAACAGCTGCATCTATTAGGTTATGTACCTCTAGTGATACTTGCTGTGGCATTTATCCAGGGCACTGCTCGATTTTTTGAAGCTTACTGCGTGCGTTATGTCGGTGCCGCCGCCATCCGCGACTTGCGCAATGAGCTATTTAGACATTTGCAAAAGCAACCGCTTTTGTACTTCCAGGGACAATCCTCAGGCATCTTGATTGGTCGTCTGACCAATGATGTGGCTATCGTTGAGGCAGCGATTTCTCAGACATTTCAATCTCTAGTCAGTCGCACCATCACACTCATTGGTCTGAGTATCGTTATCTTGATCAAGAGCTTTTGGCTAGCGATGATTGCCCTGCCAATCCTCTCACTGATTGTGATACCAGTATCGATACTGGGCAAAAAAATCCGCAAATCATCACGCGGCGGACAGGAAGCAATTGGGGACCTGGTATCGGTCTTGTCCGAGTCCATCCAGGGCGCCAAGATTGTGCAGTCCTTTAACCTCGAAGACTACCAGACTGAGAGATTTCAGGCCACTAACAATGGCTTTTTTAGAAACACCATAAAAGCTGTAAGAGCCGAGGCCATCCTCTCGCCAATACTTGCCATGATCGGTGCTATCGGTATCGCTTGTGTCTTTTGGGTGGCAGGCTCAATGGTCGTGCATAAGCAGATGGACCTGGGCTCACTAACATCCTTTATCATCTCGCTGCTTTTGCTCTACTCTCCTATCAAAAACATCGGTCGTATCAACGGTGTTATCCAGCCAGCCCTGGCAGCGGCATCGCGCATATTTGAAGTGCTCGACCAGGAATCAAATATCATCGAGGCACCACAGGCAATTAGCCTCAAAAAAGTGCCACACACAATTAAATTTGATCAGGTTTATTTTAATTATCCAAACCACAGCACTATGGTGCTCAGCGATATCAATTTTGAGATCAAGCCAGGCATGATGATTGCGCTGGTAGGACTATCGGGCTCGGGTAAGTCCACACTGGCCAATCTTGTACCGCGCTTTTACGATGTCACCTCAGGCTCCATCTCAATCGATGGACATAACATCAGAGATATCGAGCTGCACAGCCTGCGCGACCAGATTGCTCTCGTTACTCAAGACAACTTCCTCTTTAACACTACAGTAGAGGAGAACATTCGCTTTGGTAGTCTCAACGCCACCAAAGAACAAATCTGGGAAGCATCAAAAGCAGCCTACTGCCATGACTTTATTATGGCTATGCCTAACGGCTATGAGACTGTCATCGGCGAACGCGGCTTGCGTCTGTCTGGTGGACAGCAGCAGAGACTATCTATCGCCCGGGCATTTCTCAAAGATGCGCCAATCATTATCCTGGATGAGGCCACCAGTGCTCTCGATAACGAGTCAGAGGCTATGGTGCAAAAGGCACTCAATAATCTGATGAAGGGTCGCACAGTAATAGTAATCGCGCACAGATTGTCGACAGTGCAGCACGCAGACCAAATCATGGTGCTGGAGCAAGGCAAAATAATCGAAAAAGGCACACACAAGAGCCTGGTGGAAGCCAACACAAGCTATGCGAGACTAGTCCGGGCGCAATTTGAGCGTCCACCTGCGCAGTGA
- a CDS encoding tetratricopeptide repeat protein: MSRRDALIISIILLQAMTSSAMAFPPPVTALDPSSEAVKDAHEVMKNNADKPALGGETGGGTAGSEQQAALEQPYVELIKQRKFTDCLTALNKRIQETPNNALLYLMRGKTYFGYCDYRMAIRDFEQAARLDKTLVEPIWQRAVALCRIGNMPGALEGFKAAAASKTMPGEESVAIIARGLLELGDFASAKDYLRRAIDSKTALPKSSEIRYLYGQALQGVNDKDGAIAQYSQAIEYAPDNFEALIGRASMYLQYPKEQTKAVADARKATQINDRSYRGFYYLAQAYYNQDNLIKARDAVNQALINAGKNATGEAVSLSAQIALRQGDIARATTEGAMAMRLGLQGKPLPVMPSRKVTNVDLITGSFESIVATPHLIIYSDIPKPQAEHYARLSESFLGYVDNNLIKLKGVFPRGLFILHDKLASRKFLKERMGFATHVHGAYLAGSNAVVTYDGAGDNTLMHELMHTVLNEEKGLDFWAEEGIPCLFDLVYGCIHDDAGAKGMKLMLGYPERWNPKWMGNKERSALQLPEIVQQAKHANAENEAQQRQVALFLIKNDKLKKYLSLVAGGNKNGYATYLEAAFEKPVAQLAPAFNQFMVSIEKDGAWVDSLPDSRIFENEKELAAFVKANAVVGK, from the coding sequence ATGAGCAGACGCGACGCACTGATTATCTCCATTATTTTGCTGCAAGCAATGACAAGCAGTGCGATGGCTTTTCCTCCACCGGTAACAGCGCTCGATCCATCCAGTGAGGCAGTCAAAGACGCCCACGAAGTAATGAAAAACAATGCTGACAAACCAGCACTCGGTGGCGAAACCGGTGGTGGCACAGCCGGGAGCGAACAGCAAGCAGCACTCGAACAGCCCTATGTCGAACTGATCAAACAACGCAAATTTACAGACTGCCTGACTGCACTCAACAAGCGCATACAAGAGACACCAAACAATGCTTTGCTCTATCTTATGCGTGGCAAGACGTATTTTGGTTATTGCGATTACAGGATGGCTATACGCGACTTTGAGCAGGCCGCTCGCCTCGACAAAACACTGGTGGAGCCCATCTGGCAACGGGCAGTAGCACTCTGTCGCATTGGCAACATGCCAGGTGCGCTGGAGGGATTTAAGGCTGCAGCCGCTAGTAAGACTATGCCTGGCGAAGAATCAGTGGCCATCATTGCGCGTGGGCTATTAGAGCTAGGTGACTTTGCCTCCGCAAAAGACTATCTGAGACGTGCCATTGATAGCAAGACGGCCCTGCCAAAATCCAGCGAGATCCGCTATCTCTATGGACAAGCACTCCAGGGCGTAAACGACAAAGACGGTGCAATTGCTCAATATAGTCAGGCAATAGAGTATGCCCCGGACAATTTTGAAGCCCTCATAGGGCGCGCCAGCATGTACCTGCAATACCCTAAGGAACAGACTAAGGCTGTCGCCGATGCGCGTAAAGCAACACAGATAAATGACCGCAGCTATCGCGGCTTTTATTATCTCGCTCAGGCCTACTACAATCAGGACAATCTGATCAAAGCCCGCGATGCAGTCAATCAAGCCCTGATAAACGCTGGCAAAAATGCCACCGGCGAGGCAGTCTCACTGAGCGCACAAATAGCTCTGAGACAGGGCGACATCGCCCGCGCCACAACAGAGGGCGCCATGGCCATGAGACTCGGGCTGCAAGGCAAGCCACTGCCAGTGATGCCCAGCCGTAAAGTAACAAATGTGGATTTGATCACAGGATCGTTTGAGTCAATAGTGGCGACTCCACATCTAATCATCTACAGCGATATTCCTAAGCCGCAAGCTGAGCACTATGCCAGGCTGTCAGAGTCGTTTTTAGGTTATGTGGACAACAATCTAATCAAGCTCAAAGGTGTCTTTCCACGTGGGCTATTTATTTTGCACGACAAATTGGCTTCGCGTAAATTTCTCAAAGAGCGTATGGGATTTGCTACCCATGTCCACGGTGCGTATCTGGCTGGCAGCAATGCCGTAGTCACCTATGACGGTGCTGGCGACAACACGCTAATGCACGAGCTGATGCATACTGTGCTCAATGAAGAAAAAGGTCTGGACTTTTGGGCAGAAGAAGGCATCCCCTGTCTATTTGATCTGGTCTACGGTTGCATCCACGACGACGCTGGCGCAAAGGGCATGAAGCTAATGCTCGGCTACCCGGAGCGCTGGAATCCCAAATGGATGGGAAACAAAGAACGCTCAGCACTGCAATTGCCTGAGATCGTGCAGCAAGCGAAGCACGCCAATGCAGAAAACGAAGCACAACAAAGACAGGTCGCGCTGTTTCTCATCAAAAACGACAAGCTCAAAAAGTATCTCAGCCTGGTAGCTGGTGGCAACAAAAACGGCTATGCCACTTATCTGGAAGCTGCCTTTGAAAAACCAGTTGCTCAGCTAGCACCGGCGTTTAATCAATTTATGGTATCAATCGAAAAAGATGGCGCCTGGGTCGACTCACTGCCCGATAGCAGAATCTTTGAAAATGAAAAAGAACTGGCGGCGTTTGTAAAAGCTAACGCGGTTGTGGGGAAATAA